A DNA window from Streptomyces sp. B21-083 contains the following coding sequences:
- a CDS encoding carbohydrate ABC transporter permease gives MSSLSTAVRRTTLYGILAAGALLSVAPYLLTLNGALKRPSDLLSTDAWAPAHPATFANFSAVWGQYGMSSFLLHTLIVAVVVTAGQVVFSSLAAYALARMEFPGRDWLFWGYLATMMVPQMITLVPLFLMMRELGLVDTYAGLILPTVFGTPYGVFLVRQHFRTIPKDLEAAARIDGANTWTILVRIMLPLSRPILATLAIITFVNTWNNLIWPLIITNSDRTRVITVGISALQGEHVSDLPHIVLAGAALALLPLIAVFLLFQRHIVRSIALTGLK, from the coding sequence ATGTCTTCTCTCTCCACCGCCGTCCGCAGAACGACGCTGTACGGGATCCTCGCCGCCGGAGCGCTGCTGTCCGTCGCCCCGTACCTGCTGACGCTGAACGGCGCGCTCAAGCGGCCGTCGGACCTGCTGTCCACCGACGCCTGGGCCCCCGCGCATCCGGCCACCTTCGCCAACTTCAGTGCCGTGTGGGGCCAGTACGGGATGTCCTCCTTCCTGCTGCACACCCTGATCGTGGCGGTCGTCGTCACCGCCGGTCAGGTGGTGTTCAGCTCGCTGGCGGCCTACGCGCTCGCCCGGATGGAGTTCCCGGGGCGCGACTGGCTCTTCTGGGGATACCTCGCCACGATGATGGTGCCCCAGATGATCACGCTCGTGCCGCTGTTCCTGATGATGCGTGAACTCGGCCTGGTGGACACCTACGCGGGTCTGATCCTGCCCACCGTCTTCGGCACCCCGTACGGCGTCTTCCTGGTACGCCAGCACTTCCGCACCATCCCCAAGGACCTGGAGGCCGCCGCCCGCATCGACGGGGCGAACACCTGGACCATCCTGGTGCGGATCATGCTGCCGCTGAGCCGTCCGATCCTCGCCACCCTCGCGATCATCACGTTCGTCAACACCTGGAACAACCTGATCTGGCCGCTGATCATCACCAACAGCGACCGGACCCGGGTGATCACCGTGGGCATCTCCGCCCTCCAGGGCGAACACGTCTCCGACCTGCCGCACATCGTGCTGGCCGGAGCGGCCCTCGCCCTGCTTCCCCTGATCGCGGTGTTCCTTCTGTTCCAGCGGCACATCGTGCGCTCCATCGCGCTGACCGGCCTCAAGTAG
- a CDS encoding carbohydrate ABC transporter permease codes for MIDNIPDTKPSPGGDGSRRHPTGPPPSPTAGHRRRRGRIRATLEAYLLLAPSLAGLLMFLVAPIVGVVVISFFDWNLMGTPRFVGLANYREMMGDSEVWRAMRNTVYYVLLNIPAQTVLALLLALAMNRKLRGLKVLRVLFVLPWMAMPVALGIVWSWAFDPQHGVVNQFLALFGVDGPAWLSSTGWAMPVLASVNIWQYTGYTMLFLLAGLQSIPESLYEAADLDGAGTVQRFFRITLPLLRPSMFFVLVTNTIGSFQMFDTVYVMTQGGPGGSTDTMNYHIYQQAFQLFRTGYASALAMLLFAVILLVTAVQLLYFRKRTIYDFS; via the coding sequence GTGATCGATAACATTCCTGATACCAAGCCTTCTCCGGGGGGTGACGGCAGCCGCCGTCACCCGACCGGACCCCCGCCGTCGCCCACGGCTGGGCACCGCCGCAGGCGGGGCCGGATCCGCGCCACCCTGGAGGCGTACCTGCTTCTCGCGCCGAGTCTCGCCGGGCTCCTGATGTTCCTGGTGGCGCCCATCGTCGGGGTCGTCGTCATCAGTTTCTTCGACTGGAACCTGATGGGCACCCCGCGCTTCGTAGGGCTGGCGAACTACCGCGAGATGATGGGCGACAGCGAGGTGTGGCGCGCGATGCGCAACACCGTGTACTACGTACTGCTGAACATCCCCGCACAGACCGTGCTCGCGCTGCTGCTCGCCCTCGCGATGAACCGGAAGCTGCGGGGCCTCAAGGTGTTGCGGGTGCTGTTCGTCCTGCCGTGGATGGCCATGCCGGTGGCCCTCGGCATCGTCTGGAGCTGGGCGTTCGACCCGCAGCACGGCGTGGTCAACCAGTTCCTGGCCCTGTTCGGTGTGGACGGCCCGGCGTGGCTGTCGTCCACCGGTTGGGCGATGCCGGTGCTGGCGTCGGTCAACATCTGGCAGTACACGGGCTACACCATGCTGTTCCTGCTGGCGGGCCTCCAGTCCATCCCCGAATCGCTCTACGAGGCGGCCGACCTGGACGGGGCCGGCACCGTGCAGCGCTTCTTCCGGATCACGCTGCCGCTGCTGCGCCCGTCGATGTTCTTCGTGCTGGTGACCAACACGATCGGGTCGTTCCAGATGTTCGACACCGTCTACGTGATGACCCAGGGCGGCCCCGGCGGGTCGACGGACACGATGAACTACCACATCTACCAGCAGGCGTTCCAGCTGTTCCGCACCGGCTACGCCTCGGCGCTGGCGATGCTGCTGTTCGCCGTGATCCTGCTGGTGACGGCCGTCCAGCTCCTGTACTTCCGCAAGCGCACCATCTACGACTTCAGCTGA